The sequence TCGAATCGTTCTTCCCACTGTATATCCAGATCCGGTCGACGCTCTCCCCGGCGAACAGAGAATCCGGAGAGAGCTGCATCACTCGCTGGAGCAACGCTACGGGAATACCCGAACGGAATGACAGCTCGATTCCGGGATTCTCACTGCGGATCTTGTCCCAGTTGAAGCTCTGAACGGAGCGGCGCTGGAAGCTCTCGAAGCTTCGTCCCTTCAGCCGGGTGAGGATTAGATTGTAAAAGGTGGAGCTTGGGTAAAACAGCGTATGTTTGTTATCTCCCAGATGAATGATCATTTTATCAGGAAATAGCAAATTCTCAACTTTTTCCTCAGGCCCCATATTGTCAGTCTTCACATATAAGTTCTCCGAGAAGACCGCGGAATCGCTGCCAGGCAGACGATAGATCAAATAATAACTCTCCACCAGGCTGCTCAGGACGAGCAGCGCCAGAATCCAGGACTTGATCCGTTCCTTCACGCTTCATCCCTCCTAAGCTTCTCCAGAGGCAGCGTAAAGGTAACCTTAGAGCCTTTGTTCAGTTCAGATTGCAGCGATATAGCGCCACCGTGAGCCTTAACAATTTCCCGGGCAATGGAAAGTCCGAGTCCGGTTCCCCCCATATTCCGCGAACGCGCCTTGTCCACCCGGTAAAAGCGCTCGAAAATGCGCTCAATATCCTTCTTCGGAATGCCGATCCCGGAATCGCAGACAGAGATTTCCAGCATTCCTTCGGAATTGCGTCCCGCCTCAATCTCGATGCGGCCGCCTTCCGGCGTATATTTCAGGGCATTGGACACCAGATTGCCGAGCACCTGGTCAATCTGATCCCTGTCGAGCCAAGCCGTGGAGATTTCCCGGCGGACGACAGTGCGGATGGAAATCCGCTTCTGCCGGATTTGGAAGGAGAAGCGGTCCGCCACATCCTCCAGCATCTCGGCAATATCGGTCTCCTGATAGCGCAGCTGCGCTTCCCTGGAGTCGAGCCGTGACAGATGCAGCAGATCGGTAACGAGCCGGATCATCCGCTCCGTCTCGCTGCGGATTACGCCGACAAAGCGGCCTGCCAGCTGCGGATCTTCCAGCGCGCCGTCATCCAGCGCTTCCGCATAGCTCTTGATCGTCGTCAGCGGCGTACGCAGCTCATGCGATACATTCGCCACGAATTCGCGGCGAGACGCTTCCAGGTTCTCCTGCTCGGTGACGTCCTGGAGCACCGCGATCGTTCCAGCGATTCCGCCCTCGCGGCGGTGTATCGGCGTGAACGTTACCCGCACGATGTTCGGTTCCTCCTCTTCGGAAGATTTCAGCCTCAGCATCGTGGACTGTGCCGTGCCGCCGAACAAAGCGAGCGTCTGATCGCCTTCGAGGCCAAGCAGCCTATCCAGTGCAAACCCCCTGGGCAGCGGCTCCTCCGCCCCTAGCATCAGGGATGCCCGGAGGTTCATCAGAATGACGCGGCCGGTTTCGTCCGTCGCCACCACGCCGTCGCTCATATTCGTTAGAATGGAAGCGAGCTTCTCCTTCTCTTCCTCGTTCTGGGACAGCGCGTCCCGCAGCCGTCCGGTCATATAATTGAACGCCTTGCTCAGCTGCCCGATTTCATCATTGCCGAAGATTGGCATTTTCCGGTCGAAGCTTCCTTCGGCCACCGCCGTGGCGTGCCGCGTCATCTCCTTGATCGGCTGCGTAATCGTATGGGCAAGTATAACGCCGAGCACCGCCGTCAGGGCCAGCGCGATGAGAAGTCCGGAGATGAATACGCTGTTGATCCGGCCCATCGTCGCATACAGATCCTTCATATCGGCGGCGATGTAAATGGCGCCTACTACCTTCCCGCCTGACCATACCGGCTTAGCCACGACCTTCTTCCGCACATTATCGTCGCCAATAATGTACTCCTCGTTGTCACTGATGCCCTGCAGTGCGCGGCTGACGACCGTCTGTGTATTGCGCCGCCCGACATAGTCGCTCTGCGACTGTACCGAGGTGGTGATGATTTTGCCGCTCGCATCAAGCACCTGAATTTCCGCGCCGTTGATGTACAGATTGTTGACCATGCCGCGCAGGCTGTCCACCGACGATTCTTCACTCGTTCCGCCGGCTTCGCTGCTGAATTTATCAGCTGTCAGAATCGACAGCATTTCCGCCCGGGCCTTCAAATCCTTCGTGAAGTTATCGGTCAGCGAATTCTTCATCGAACTTACAAAAAAAACGCCGATCAGCTGCATCGCGATCAGAATCAGCAGCACGTAAATAATAATCAGCTTCGCCTGAATTGTCCGGAAAAAGGACATGGCCTGCATCACAATCCTCCGCTTTTGGGACTGTGCATCAAATATCCAAGCCCGCGCCGTGTAAATATATATTCCGGCTTGCTCGGGTTCTCTTCGATTTTCTCTCTCAGCCGCCGGATCGTTACATCGACCGTCCGCACGTCTCCGAAATATTCAAATCCCCAGACCGCCTGGAGCAAATGCTCCCTTGTCATGACCTTCCCGGCGTTGCGGACCATATAATAGAGCAGTTCGTACTCGCGATGCGTCAGATCGAGCGGCTCCCCGCCCTTGTAGACCGTATACATGTCGGTATCTATAAACAAATCGAAATGGTGAACGCCCTGCTTGCCTTCACCCGGCTCACTCTGCGTCTCTGCGGGAGCCAGCTTGTGCTGGCGCCGCATCTGCGCTTTAACCCGGGCAAGCAGCTCGCGCGTACTGAACGGCTTGGTGACATAATCGTCCGCCCCAAGCTCAAGAC is a genomic window of Paenibacillus durus ATCC 35681 containing:
- the yycF gene encoding response regulator YycF produces the protein MGMGTILVVDDEQPIADILKFNLEKEGYEVVCAFDGISAVDLALSKRPDLMLLDLMLPGKDGMDVCREVRSAHLDIPIIMLTAKDGEIDKVLGLELGADDYVTKPFSTRELLARVKAQMRRQHKLAPAETQSEPGEGKQGVHHFDLFIDTDMYTVYKGGEPLDLTHREYELLYYMVRNAGKVMTREHLLQAVWGFEYFGDVRTVDVTIRRLREKIEENPSKPEYIFTRRGLGYLMHSPKSGGL
- the walK gene encoding cell wall metabolism sensor histidine kinase WalK; its protein translation is MQAMSFFRTIQAKLIIIYVLLILIAMQLIGVFFVSSMKNSLTDNFTKDLKARAEMLSILTADKFSSEAGGTSEESSVDSLRGMVNNLYINGAEIQVLDASGKIITTSVQSQSDYVGRRNTQTVVSRALQGISDNEEYIIGDDNVRKKVVAKPVWSGGKVVGAIYIAADMKDLYATMGRINSVFISGLLIALALTAVLGVILAHTITQPIKEMTRHATAVAEGSFDRKMPIFGNDEIGQLSKAFNYMTGRLRDALSQNEEEKEKLASILTNMSDGVVATDETGRVILMNLRASLMLGAEEPLPRGFALDRLLGLEGDQTLALFGGTAQSTMLRLKSSEEEEPNIVRVTFTPIHRREGGIAGTIAVLQDVTEQENLEASRREFVANVSHELRTPLTTIKSYAEALDDGALEDPQLAGRFVGVIRSETERMIRLVTDLLHLSRLDSREAQLRYQETDIAEMLEDVADRFSFQIRQKRISIRTVVRREISTAWLDRDQIDQVLGNLVSNALKYTPEGGRIEIEAGRNSEGMLEISVCDSGIGIPKKDIERIFERFYRVDKARSRNMGGTGLGLSIAREIVKAHGGAISLQSELNKGSKVTFTLPLEKLRRDEA